One genomic region from Streptomyces sp. NBC_01304 encodes:
- a CDS encoding HAD family hydrolase, with the protein MTIKGVLFDFSGTLLRIESAESWLRAVLTEAELTLPEPELQRLAAALETAGALPGGSSPASVPDQLADLWTHRDVDATGHRAAFTGLSRQVELPDPRLHDALYERHMTAAAWQPYPDAHEVLAELRERGIGVAVISNIGWDLRPVFRAHGLDAHVDAYVLSYEHGVQKPAPELFAAACDALAVAPEHVLMVGDDRRADAGAAQIGCQVHFVDHLPTAERPDGLRPVLNLVK; encoded by the coding sequence ATGACGATCAAGGGCGTGCTGTTCGACTTCTCCGGCACTCTGCTGCGCATCGAATCCGCCGAGTCCTGGCTGCGCGCCGTCCTCACCGAGGCCGAACTCACCCTGCCCGAGCCTGAGTTGCAGCGCCTCGCGGCGGCCCTGGAGACCGCGGGCGCCCTGCCCGGCGGCTCATCCCCCGCCTCGGTCCCCGACCAGCTGGCCGACCTGTGGACCCACCGAGACGTGGACGCGACAGGACACCGCGCGGCCTTCACCGGTCTGTCCCGCCAAGTCGAACTGCCCGACCCGCGATTGCACGACGCGCTGTACGAACGCCACATGACCGCGGCCGCCTGGCAGCCCTACCCCGACGCCCATGAGGTCCTGGCCGAACTGCGCGAGCGCGGCATCGGCGTCGCGGTCATCAGCAACATCGGCTGGGACCTGCGGCCCGTGTTCCGCGCACATGGCCTCGACGCCCATGTCGACGCGTACGTCCTGTCGTACGAACACGGCGTCCAAAAGCCCGCACCCGAACTGTTCGCGGCGGCCTGCGACGCCCTGGCCGTCGCACCGGAGCACGTCCTCATGGTGGGCGACGACCGGCGCGCGGACGCCGGGGCCGCCCAAATCGGCTGCCAGGTGCACTTCGTGGACCACCTGCCGACGGCGGAGCGCCCCGACGGACTGCGCCCCGTGCTGAATCTCGTCAAGTGA
- a CDS encoding NAD(P)H-dependent amine dehydrogenase family protein, translating into MISTVVWGTGNVGRAAIRAVDAHPALKLTAVLVHDPAKVGRDAGHLAGLDTELGVAATDDIEAVLAAGPRAVVYAASGDIRPDDAIADIARAIRTGAVVVSPALYPLYDHRSAPPEYLDPMVAAVAEGGGSLFASGVDPGWGNDVLPLLISGLGSTVDVIRCQEIFDYSTYDQEDSVRMLVGMGQPMDYDPPMLWPGVPGMVWGGQVRLMARALGVELDEIRETLDRRALDATVSTKTMGDFEAGTQGAVRFEVQGIVDGEPALVIEHVTRIHPSCAPDWPTPPDGVGAHRVIIEGRPHIEVTVEATDEGGNRSAGGNATAVGRLVGAIDWLVEQEPGLYDALDVPLRPAVGKLGRKQR; encoded by the coding sequence ATGATTTCCACGGTTGTCTGGGGTACCGGCAATGTCGGCCGCGCGGCGATCCGTGCCGTCGACGCCCATCCCGCACTGAAACTCACCGCTGTCCTCGTCCACGATCCCGCCAAGGTCGGCCGTGACGCGGGCCATCTGGCCGGGCTCGACACCGAGTTGGGGGTGGCCGCGACCGACGACATCGAAGCGGTGCTCGCCGCCGGGCCCCGGGCCGTGGTGTATGCCGCGTCCGGGGACATCCGGCCCGACGACGCGATCGCCGACATCGCGCGGGCGATCCGGACCGGGGCCGTCGTCGTCTCCCCCGCCCTCTATCCCCTCTACGACCATCGCAGCGCCCCGCCCGAGTACCTGGACCCGATGGTCGCGGCCGTCGCGGAGGGCGGCGGTTCACTGTTCGCCTCCGGAGTCGATCCGGGCTGGGGCAATGACGTACTGCCCCTGCTGATCAGCGGACTCGGCTCCACCGTCGACGTGATCCGCTGCCAGGAGATCTTCGACTACTCGACGTACGACCAGGAGGACTCGGTCCGGATGCTGGTCGGCATGGGCCAGCCGATGGACTACGACCCGCCGATGCTGTGGCCGGGCGTACCGGGCATGGTGTGGGGCGGGCAGGTCCGCCTGATGGCCCGGGCGCTCGGCGTCGAACTCGACGAGATCCGCGAGACCTTGGACCGCCGGGCGCTCGATGCCACGGTCAGCACCAAGACGATGGGCGACTTCGAGGCCGGCACCCAGGGCGCCGTCCGCTTCGAGGTGCAGGGCATCGTCGACGGCGAGCCGGCCCTCGTCATCGAGCACGTCACCCGCATCCACCCCTCCTGCGCGCCGGACTGGCCGACCCCGCCGGACGGCGTCGGCGCGCATCGCGTGATCATCGAGGGCCGCCCGCACATCGAGGTCACCGTCGAGGCCACCGACGAGGGCGGCAACCGCTCCGCGGGCGGCAACGCCACCGCGGTCGGCCGCCTGGTCGGCGCCATCGACTGGCTGGTGGAGCAGGAACCCGGACTGTACGACGCGCTGGATGTCCCGCTGCGCCCCGCAGTCGGCAAACTCGGAAGGAAGCAACGATGA
- a CDS encoding DUF4188 domain-containing protein translates to MTTAAAEGEVTVLLIGMRINHFWGVHHWLPVLVSMPRMLRALGKDKSRGLLGYTLLTGSPRTYYVVQYWESQEKLYAYAHASDTLHHKAWAIINGKVRKGKNRQHVGIWHESYTVPEGSYETVYGDMPPVGLAAATGVLPLERRGRTAAARFAHRSSRETAGSR, encoded by the coding sequence ATGACCACCGCGGCCGCCGAGGGCGAGGTGACCGTGCTGCTCATCGGCATGCGCATCAACCACTTCTGGGGCGTGCACCATTGGCTGCCGGTCCTCGTCAGCATGCCGCGCATGCTCCGCGCGCTGGGCAAGGACAAGAGCCGCGGGCTGCTCGGCTACACCCTGCTCACCGGCTCGCCGCGCACGTACTACGTAGTCCAGTACTGGGAGTCCCAGGAGAAGTTGTACGCCTACGCCCACGCCTCGGACACCCTCCACCACAAGGCCTGGGCGATCATCAACGGCAAGGTGCGCAAGGGCAAGAACCGTCAGCACGTGGGCATCTGGCACGAGTCGTACACCGTGCCCGAGGGTTCGTACGAGACGGTCTACGGCGACATGCCGCCCGTCGGCCTGGCCGCGGCCACCGGCGTACTTCCCCTCGAGCGGCGCGGCCGGACCGCGGCCGCCCGCTTCGCGCACCGGTCGTCCCGGGAGACGGCCGGCAGCCGCTAG
- a CDS encoding class I SAM-dependent methyltransferase gives MLIRMGDQAARTEHLADHAAVRVSYDTVAEEYATRLHDELDGKPLDRALLTALLEQTEPAGPVADLGCGPGHVAAWLAAQGARTVGIDLSAGMVAEGRRRFPEVEFREGDLLELPAKDGEFASAVALYTIIHLGPEELIRAFTEAHRVLRPSGLLLVAFHMGAEVRHLDEWWGHDVDVDFRFLDPARIAELLEEAGFAVEMRMERTHYAAEAETRRAYLLARRG, from the coding sequence ATGCTGATCCGCATGGGGGATCAGGCGGCACGTACGGAACACTTGGCGGACCACGCGGCGGTCCGGGTCAGCTACGACACCGTGGCCGAGGAGTACGCGACGCGGCTGCACGACGAGCTCGACGGCAAACCGCTGGACCGCGCGCTGCTCACCGCGCTCCTGGAGCAGACGGAGCCGGCCGGCCCGGTCGCCGACCTGGGCTGCGGGCCCGGGCACGTGGCGGCCTGGCTCGCGGCCCAGGGGGCCCGTACGGTCGGCATCGACCTGTCGGCGGGCATGGTCGCCGAAGGCCGCCGACGGTTTCCGGAGGTGGAGTTCCGCGAGGGCGACCTCCTCGAACTGCCCGCCAAGGACGGCGAGTTCGCCTCCGCCGTCGCCCTCTACACGATCATCCACCTCGGGCCGGAGGAGCTGATCCGCGCCTTCACGGAGGCGCACCGCGTGCTGCGTCCCTCGGGGCTCCTCCTCGTCGCGTTCCACATGGGCGCCGAGGTCCGGCACCTGGACGAGTGGTGGGGCCACGACGTGGACGTCGACTTCCGCTTCCTCGACCCCGCGCGCATCGCCGAACTCCTCGAAGAGGCGGGCTTCGCGGTGGAGATGCGGATGGAGCGCACGCATTACGCCGCGGAGGCCGAGACCCGGCGGGCCTATCTGCTGGCGCGCAGGGGCTGA
- a CDS encoding DUF5134 domain-containing protein, whose product MHGPALAGWLLVALCAATGAYCLLRMRSSLAQQRDTAGGEALMGFGMALMAVPAAVAGPPRWAWFGYAVVFGAAALRALWSARRSAHHLHHLVGALAMVYMSVAMAVVPGGHAGHGGPAGVPLVTGLLLVYFAAYVLHSGTRLAPATATGTAGVGGGGGQAWGDRVELALACRLSMGIGMCAMLLTM is encoded by the coding sequence GTGCACGGACCGGCACTGGCCGGGTGGCTGCTCGTCGCGCTGTGCGCGGCGACCGGGGCGTACTGCCTGCTGCGGATGCGCAGTTCGCTCGCACAGCAGCGGGACACGGCGGGTGGCGAGGCGTTGATGGGCTTCGGCATGGCGTTGATGGCCGTGCCCGCCGCGGTGGCCGGACCGCCGCGCTGGGCCTGGTTCGGGTACGCCGTGGTGTTCGGCGCCGCGGCGCTGCGCGCGCTCTGGTCGGCGCGCCGGTCGGCCCATCATCTGCACCACCTGGTGGGTGCGCTCGCCATGGTCTACATGTCGGTGGCGATGGCAGTGGTCCCCGGCGGGCACGCGGGGCACGGCGGGCCGGCGGGCGTGCCGCTCGTCACCGGGCTGCTGCTCGTGTACTTCGCGGCGTACGTCCTGCACTCGGGCACCCGCCTGGCACCGGCGACCGCGACGGGCACGGCCGGGGTGGGCGGCGGAGGCGGGCAGGCCTGGGGCGACCGGGTCGAGCTGGCGCTGGCGTGCCGGCTCTCGATGGGGATCGGCATGTGCGCCATGCTTCTGACGATGTGA
- a CDS encoding RBBP9/YdeN family alpha/beta hydrolase, whose amino-acid sequence MPRTPQSPTGQARGEQPAQAFLLLHGWQNHRPAEHWQHWLADRLAALGHTVAYPQLPAPDAPDLNHWLAELTARLEALRGAARTTVVCHSLACTLWLHAVARDAVPFPVDRVLLVAPPSPSFVQQHAEIAQFTPPAPSELRLSTAAGHTRMVAADNDPCCPEGATEVYATPLGLPIDVLVGEAHLNPDAGYGAWPSVLEWCLSPSGDGPVGRR is encoded by the coding sequence ATGCCCCGAACCCCGCAGTCCCCGACCGGCCAGGCGCGCGGCGAACAGCCCGCCCAAGCCTTCCTGCTGCTCCACGGCTGGCAGAACCATCGCCCCGCCGAGCACTGGCAACACTGGCTGGCCGACCGCCTGGCCGCGCTCGGCCACACCGTCGCCTACCCTCAGCTGCCCGCCCCCGACGCCCCGGACCTGAACCACTGGCTGGCCGAACTGACCGCCCGGCTCGAAGCGTTGCGCGGGGCGGCGCGAACCACGGTCGTCTGCCACAGCCTGGCCTGCACCCTGTGGCTGCACGCAGTGGCCCGTGACGCCGTGCCGTTCCCGGTCGACCGGGTCCTGCTGGTCGCTCCGCCGTCGCCGTCCTTCGTCCAACAGCACGCCGAGATCGCGCAGTTCACCCCACCTGCGCCGAGCGAGCTCCGCCTCTCCACCGCAGCCGGGCACACCCGTATGGTCGCCGCCGACAACGACCCGTGCTGCCCCGAGGGCGCCACCGAGGTGTACGCGACCCCGCTCGGACTGCCGATCGACGTCCTGGTGGGGGAGGCCCACTTGAACCCGGATGCCGGTTATGGGGCGTGGCCCTCTGTCCTCGAGTGGTGCCTGAGCCCGTCCGGGGACGGTCCGGTCGGGCGCCGGTAA
- a CDS encoding MerR family transcriptional regulator, translating to MRLAELSERSGVSTATIKYYLREGLLPAGHRVSATTADYDEGHLRRLRLVRALLQVGGLSVATAGEVLRHIDDDSLGRTIRLGAAMWALPGPPEPDLADDGDMEAARVEVDQLLDALGWQTAHDLRTISPPYRSLVVGVATLRRLGYDWDAALLRPYADLMHQAAVHDLDMTESQPSEAEQVETAIAGTVLLDPILRALHRLAQQEETARRYGL from the coding sequence ATGCGACTGGCGGAGTTGAGCGAGCGGAGCGGTGTCTCCACCGCGACGATCAAGTACTACCTGCGGGAAGGGCTGTTGCCCGCGGGCCACCGGGTCAGCGCGACGACGGCCGACTACGACGAGGGCCATCTGCGCCGACTCCGCCTGGTGCGTGCGCTGTTGCAGGTCGGCGGGCTCTCGGTGGCCACGGCCGGTGAGGTGCTGCGGCACATCGACGACGACTCACTGGGCCGCACCATCCGTCTCGGCGCGGCCATGTGGGCCCTGCCCGGCCCGCCCGAACCCGATCTCGCGGACGACGGCGACATGGAGGCCGCCCGCGTGGAGGTCGACCAACTCCTCGACGCCCTGGGCTGGCAGACCGCCCATGACCTGCGGACCATCTCCCCGCCCTACCGCTCCCTGGTGGTGGGGGTGGCCACTCTCCGGCGGCTCGGCTACGACTGGGACGCGGCGCTGCTTCGCCCCTACGCCGACCTCATGCACCAGGCGGCCGTCCACGACCTGGACATGACGGAGAGCCAGCCGTCGGAGGCGGAGCAGGTCGAGACGGCGATCGCCGGAACGGTCCTTCTCGATCCGATCCTGCGGGCGCTGCACCGGCTCGCCCAGCAGGAGGAGACCGCGCGGCGCTACGGCCTGTGA
- a CDS encoding GNAT family N-acetyltransferase, protein MSSLRLETVGAAAPVQDALVRDWQHVHNLIIPPHFLSLDDVRERSTRNHLEVAYLGDTLVGCSTVRPPTSESPAATVIARVLPAYRERGFGTQMYERGLARARELGAESIETNVLGSNPEGLRFAKRRGFVEIETYVLPGDTIPYIDLRLES, encoded by the coding sequence ATGTCCAGCCTCCGCCTTGAAACGGTGGGCGCCGCCGCCCCGGTCCAGGACGCCCTGGTCCGCGACTGGCAGCACGTCCACAACCTGATCATCCCGCCGCACTTCCTCTCCCTCGACGACGTGCGCGAGCGATCAACCCGCAACCACCTGGAGGTCGCCTACCTCGGCGACACCCTCGTGGGCTGCTCCACGGTGCGCCCGCCCACGAGCGAGTCGCCGGCGGCGACGGTGATCGCGCGGGTGCTGCCCGCGTACCGGGAGCGGGGATTCGGTACGCAGATGTACGAGCGGGGGCTGGCCCGGGCGCGGGAGCTGGGCGCCGAGTCGATCGAGACCAATGTCCTCGGGAGCAACCCGGAGGGGCTGCGGTTCGCGAAGCGGCGCGGGTTCGTCGAGATCGAGACGTATGTGCTGCCCGGCGACACCATTCCCTACATCGACTTGAGGCTCGAGAGCTGA
- a CDS encoding M56 family metallopeptidase, whose translation MLVPVALLLLGALTAVVAPRLLARAEWPEREPVVALWMWQCVVAGVLLCCALSMTLSASAAWQAVRGRVFAPAPSDVVEAYALGASGPWAAATALALAAGAVWTGAMLTREIVRARARRRRRRAELLVRSPLLPGEEPGTDRLVVLEGERPDAWWLPGAAPQLVITTAALRRLKGRQLDAVLAHEQGHAQARHDWLLHCSGALAGGFPQVPVFAAFRDEMHRLVELAADDVASRRFGRLTIALALVELNEDRGVFGPCPTPHAQVPERVHRLLTPEPRLTAGRRLRLTAAGALVPVVPVLVAFMPGLSTLG comes from the coding sequence ATGTTGGTCCCCGTCGCCCTGCTCCTGCTCGGCGCGCTGACCGCCGTCGTGGCCCCCAGACTCCTGGCACGCGCCGAGTGGCCCGAGCGCGAACCCGTCGTCGCACTGTGGATGTGGCAGTGCGTCGTGGCCGGTGTGCTGCTGTGCTGCGCCCTGTCGATGACACTGAGCGCCTCCGCCGCCTGGCAGGCCGTACGCGGCCGGGTGTTCGCGCCCGCACCCAGTGATGTGGTCGAGGCGTACGCGCTCGGGGCGTCCGGGCCGTGGGCCGCGGCGACCGCGCTGGCGCTGGCCGCAGGGGCGGTGTGGACCGGGGCGATGCTGACCCGCGAGATCGTGCGGGCCCGCGCGCGGCGCCGCCGCCGTCGGGCCGAACTCCTCGTACGCTCCCCGCTGCTGCCCGGCGAGGAGCCCGGCACGGACCGGCTCGTCGTCCTCGAAGGTGAGCGTCCGGACGCCTGGTGGCTGCCCGGTGCCGCACCCCAACTGGTCATCACCACCGCCGCGTTGCGCCGCCTCAAGGGCCGCCAGCTCGACGCGGTCCTCGCCCATGAGCAGGGGCACGCGCAGGCGCGGCACGACTGGCTGCTGCACTGCTCGGGCGCGCTGGCGGGCGGGTTCCCGCAGGTCCCGGTCTTCGCCGCGTTCCGCGACGAGATGCACCGCCTGGTCGAGCTGGCGGCCGACGACGTGGCCTCGCGGCGCTTCGGCCGGCTGACGATCGCGCTGGCCCTGGTCGAACTCAACGAGGACCGCGGCGTGTTCGGCCCCTGCCCGACCCCGCACGCCCAGGTCCCCGAGCGGGTGCACCGCCTGCTCACCCCCGAGCCCCGCCTCACCGCTGGACGCAGGCTCCGCCTGACGGCGGCCGGGGCCCTGGTGCCCGTGGTTCCGGTCCTCGTGGCGTTCATGCCGGGGCTCAGCACGCTCGGCTAG
- a CDS encoding LysR family transcriptional regulator: MEPVSNSFTVDLRRLGVLRELARRGSLARTAAALHLTPSAVSQQLTALSREVGVPLIERAGRGVRLTGQARVLLEHADVMAAQWEEARAALSAWQEGRRGEVTVGAFSSAITGLLPHALRPLTEQHPDVRITVVEAEPPDLFTRLDAGEVDLAIAVDFAAAPPHTDRRYTRVDLLVDTLDLALPAAHRLAREQDIPLRDLAGDTWIVGDPRSCCGAITRSLCAANGFTPDIRHAVNDWQSLAALVEAGLGVALVPRLVQPLHRPGLVLRSPAGPPPTRHVFAAVRAGSDGDPILSAVLEQLRATAARINPYPPSSRTSPQPLRASR; the protein is encoded by the coding sequence ATGGAACCGGTAAGCAACTCCTTCACAGTGGACCTGCGCCGCCTCGGCGTACTGCGGGAGCTGGCCCGCCGCGGCAGCCTGGCCCGCACCGCCGCGGCCCTGCATCTGACGCCTTCCGCGGTGTCGCAGCAGCTGACGGCCCTGTCCCGGGAGGTGGGCGTACCCCTGATCGAGCGGGCCGGGCGCGGGGTGCGGCTGACCGGGCAGGCGCGTGTGCTGCTCGAGCATGCCGATGTGATGGCCGCACAGTGGGAGGAGGCCCGCGCCGCACTCTCGGCCTGGCAGGAGGGGCGCCGCGGCGAGGTGACCGTCGGGGCGTTCTCCAGTGCCATCACCGGGCTGCTGCCGCACGCCCTGCGTCCGCTGACCGAGCAGCACCCGGACGTCCGCATCACAGTGGTCGAGGCGGAGCCGCCGGACCTGTTCACGCGACTCGACGCCGGCGAGGTCGACCTCGCGATCGCCGTCGACTTCGCCGCGGCCCCACCGCACACCGACCGCCGCTACACCCGTGTCGATCTGTTGGTGGACACGCTCGATCTGGCCCTGCCGGCCGCCCACCGCCTGGCCCGGGAGCAGGACATCCCGCTGCGCGATCTGGCCGGCGACACCTGGATCGTGGGCGATCCGCGCAGTTGCTGCGGCGCCATCACCCGGTCCCTGTGCGCGGCGAACGGCTTCACCCCGGACATCCGGCACGCCGTCAACGACTGGCAGTCCCTGGCCGCCCTCGTCGAGGCGGGTCTCGGCGTCGCCCTCGTCCCCCGCCTGGTCCAGCCATTGCACCGCCCCGGCCTGGTGCTCCGCTCCCCCGCGGGGCCGCCGCCGACCCGGCATGTCTTCGCTGCCGTACGCGCCGGATCGGACGGCGACCCGATCCTGAGCGCCGTCCTGGAACAACTGCGGGCGACGGCCGCACGGATCAACCCGTACCCGCCCTCATCCCGTACGAGCCCTCAGCCCCTGCGCGCCAGCAGATAG
- a CDS encoding alpha/beta fold hydrolase, with the protein MTTFTAPDGTRLAYHVSGEGEPLLCLPGGPMRASAYLGDLGGLSARRRLIMLDLRGTGDSAAPADPATYRCDRQIEDVEALRGHLGLDRIDLLAHSAAGDLALLYAARHPGRIRSLTLITARARAIGVDFTEEQRREAAALRAGEPWFASALEAYERILAGTAADADFDAAAPFFYGRWDATAKAHAAADLEQTNEQAADAYASAGAFAPDAARAALAALDARILLLAGERDSGPRPQVAADIARLLPGAELHVQPGAGHFPWLDDPNGFTRTVTEFLGKDQAPSAI; encoded by the coding sequence ATGACCACGTTCACCGCGCCCGACGGAACCCGCCTCGCCTACCACGTGTCCGGGGAGGGCGAGCCGCTGCTCTGCCTGCCCGGCGGGCCGATGCGCGCCTCCGCCTACCTCGGTGATCTCGGCGGTCTGTCCGCGCGGCGCCGCCTGATCATGCTCGACCTGCGCGGCACCGGCGACTCCGCGGCGCCGGCCGACCCGGCGACGTACCGCTGCGACCGGCAGATCGAGGACGTCGAGGCGCTGCGCGGCCACCTCGGCCTGGACCGCATCGACCTGCTCGCGCACTCGGCGGCCGGCGATCTCGCCCTGCTCTACGCGGCCCGGCACCCCGGGCGCATCCGCTCCCTGACCCTGATCACGGCCCGTGCCCGCGCCATCGGCGTCGACTTCACCGAGGAGCAGCGCAGGGAGGCGGCCGCACTGCGCGCGGGCGAGCCGTGGTTCGCGTCCGCGCTGGAGGCGTACGAGCGGATCCTGGCCGGGACTGCCGCCGACGCCGACTTCGACGCCGCCGCGCCCTTCTTCTACGGCCGTTGGGACGCGACGGCGAAGGCGCACGCAGCGGCCGACCTGGAGCAGACCAACGAGCAGGCCGCCGATGCCTACGCCTCCGCGGGCGCCTTCGCCCCGGACGCGGCCCGCGCCGCCCTGGCCGCGCTCGACGCCCGCATCCTGCTGCTCGCGGGCGAGCGGGACAGCGGGCCGCGCCCCCAAGTCGCGGCGGACATCGCCCGGTTGCTGCCGGGTGCGGAACTGCATGTGCAGCCGGGCGCGGGCCACTTCCCGTGGCTGGACGACCCGAACGGATTCACCCGGACCGTTACAGAGTTCCTCGGCAAGGACCAGGCGCCATCGGCGATCTGA
- a CDS encoding TetR/AcrR family transcriptional regulator — translation MSDRQELIMEAAVRVIARSGVRGLRVEKLAAEAGVSTALIYYHFKDRAGLIRRTLEFVSDRAGAYTDKAIATARDARGELEQMLLMELQETEQVRENSTAWGELRASAVFETELREALATSTRTWTDEVAETIRAAQDAGCARPETDSEAAAQRLTALVEGVSMRWLSGSLTLEQARELLLGAIELELGAR, via the coding sequence ATGTCCGACCGCCAGGAGCTGATCATGGAAGCGGCCGTACGCGTCATCGCCCGCAGCGGCGTGCGCGGCCTGCGGGTCGAGAAGCTGGCCGCCGAGGCCGGGGTGTCGACCGCGCTGATCTACTACCACTTCAAGGACCGCGCGGGCCTGATCCGCCGCACCCTGGAGTTCGTCAGCGACCGGGCCGGCGCCTACACGGACAAGGCGATCGCCACCGCCCGGGACGCCCGGGGGGAGCTGGAGCAGATGCTGCTCATGGAGCTCCAGGAGACCGAGCAGGTGCGCGAGAACAGCACCGCCTGGGGCGAGCTGCGGGCCAGCGCGGTCTTCGAGACGGAGCTGCGCGAGGCCCTGGCCACCTCGACCCGGACCTGGACGGACGAGGTCGCCGAGACGATCCGCGCCGCACAGGACGCGGGCTGCGCACGACCCGAGACCGACTCCGAGGCGGCCGCGCAGCGGCTGACCGCGCTGGTCGAGGGGGTCAGCATGCGCTGGCTGAGCGGGTCGCTCACGTTGGAGCAGGCGCGTGAACTGCTGCTCGGGGCCATCGAGTTGGAGCTGGGGGCGCGCTAG
- a CDS encoding D-alanyl-D-alanine carboxypeptidase family protein, which translates to MSVRWLVRPLLCVALVLAAGLAPLLVAPVAASEPVRAASIEGAAVPRLPRHLSARAWLVADADTGEILAVHRPHKRLAPASTLKTLFALTVLPRLDGRTRHRVTGRDLAGIGAGSSVIGLRVGRSYRVADLWRGTFLKSGNDAVRVLARMNGGWRSTARQMQAKARALGARDTRVVSPDGYDAPGQFSSAYDLSVFGRAGLRDPRFARYCATASAGFPAHRSRFRIRNTNRLLSGTHGVHRYPGLIGIKNGYTSRAGNTLVTAARRGGRTVLVTVLNPRSGVRNGVYKEARSLLDWGFAARGRVKPVGQLAPRRTGR; encoded by the coding sequence ATGAGCGTCAGATGGCTTGTCCGGCCCCTCCTTTGTGTGGCCCTCGTCCTGGCCGCAGGCCTGGCCCCGCTGCTCGTGGCGCCTGTCGCCGCGTCAGAACCGGTGCGGGCGGCGTCGATCGAGGGTGCCGCCGTCCCCCGCCTGCCCCGTCACCTGTCGGCCCGCGCCTGGCTGGTGGCCGATGCCGACACCGGCGAGATCCTGGCCGTGCACCGGCCGCACAAACGCCTGGCCCCGGCCAGCACCCTCAAGACGCTCTTCGCCCTGACGGTGCTGCCCCGCCTGGACGGCCGCACCCGGCACCGCGTCACCGGCCGGGATCTCGCCGGGATCGGCGCCGGCAGCAGCGTGATCGGATTGCGGGTCGGGCGCAGCTACCGTGTCGCGGACCTGTGGCGCGGCACCTTCCTCAAGTCCGGCAACGACGCCGTGCGGGTGCTGGCCCGGATGAACGGCGGCTGGCGCAGCACGGCACGACAGATGCAGGCGAAGGCGAGGGCGCTCGGGGCGCGCGACACGCGGGTGGTGTCGCCGGACGGGTACGACGCGCCGGGCCAGTTCTCGTCGGCGTACGACCTGTCGGTCTTCGGGCGGGCCGGGCTGCGCGATCCGCGCTTCGCCCGCTACTGCGCGACGGCGTCGGCCGGATTCCCGGCCCACCGCTCGCGCTTCCGCATCCGCAACACCAATCGGCTGCTCAGCGGCACCCACGGCGTACACCGCTACCCGGGCCTGATCGGCATCAAGAACGGCTACACCAGCCGGGCCGGGAACACGCTCGTCACCGCCGCGCGCCGGGGCGGCCGTACGGTCCTGGTCACCGTGCTGAACCCGCGCTCCGGCGTGCGCAACGGCGTCTACAAGGAGGCCAGGTCGCTCCTCGACTGGGGCTTCGCCGCGCGCGGCCGGGTCAAGCCGGTGGGGCAGCTGGCGCCCCGGCGCACCGGAAGGTAG